One region of Acomys russatus chromosome 8, mAcoRus1.1, whole genome shotgun sequence genomic DNA includes:
- the LOC127193155 gene encoding keratin-associated protein 27-1, with product MPHSHCHSLRSLGETPSLSCFTLESNPKSFEDGIFLPSSCHSRTWLLDNFQETSSETSTCQLATSGQNKCKVDPCVQSSWNSRADQTTCSNSKTCERTASQSATSLAVPKCASQPFPSRNCQQVGFAAQSYQPASYTAKCYPLKSTVSESCRTVEFESSQSCCRTPESSSCNSLNNVVSGSHLLESSSTHESMCCVTGGSQLPSK from the coding sequence ATGCCTCATAGCCACTGCCACTCACTCAGGAGCTTGGGTGAAACTCCATCACTCTCTTGTTTCACACTTGAGTCTAATCCTAAAAGCTTTGAAGATGGAATTTTCTTGCCCAGCAGCTGTCACAGCAGAACATGGCTCCTGGACAACTTTCAGGAAACATCCAGTGAAACCTCCACCTGCCAACTGGCCACAAGTGGACAGAACAAATGCAAAGTGGACCCCTGTGTGCAAAGTTCCTGGAACTCCAGAGCTGACCAAACGACCTGTTCTAATTCCAAGACCTGTGAAAGAACAGCAAGCCAGTCTGCAACCTCCCTAGCTGTGCCCAAGTGTGCTTCTCAACCCTTCCCATCAAGAAACTGTCAGCAAGTGGGCTTTGCAGCCCAGAGCTACCAACCTGCAAGTTACACGGCCAAGTGTTACCCACTAAAATCTACAGTGTCTGAGAGTTGCCGAACTGTGGAGTTTGAATCCAGTCAAAGCTGCTGTCGGACCCCCGAGTCCAGTTCCTGTAATTCCTTGAACAATGTGGTCTCTGGGTCACATCTTCTGGAATCTTCAAGCACTCACGAGTCAATGTGCTGTGTGACTGGTGGTTCACAATTGCCTAGTAAGTGA